The Allochromatium tepidum genome has a window encoding:
- a CDS encoding monovalent cation/H+ antiporter complex subunit F: MSLSDIHLAVALLLLSTMSIGLIRVAIGPTPSDRLMAAQLLGTSGIGLLLVLIPVIRVPALIDVALVFSLLAAVAIVAFTRRREQEDA, from the coding sequence ATGTCACTTTCCGACATCCATCTGGCCGTAGCCCTGCTGCTGCTGTCGACCATGAGCATCGGGCTGATCCGGGTCGCCATCGGCCCGACGCCGTCCGACCGCCTGATGGCGGCCCAACTGCTCGGAACCTCCGGGATCGGGCTGCTGCTGGTGTTGATCCCGGTGATCCGGGTGCCGGCGCTGATCGACGTGGCGCTGGTGTTCTCGCTGCTGGCGGCGGTGGCCATCGTCGCCTTCACGCGCCGACGCGAGCAGGAGGACGCATGA
- a CDS encoding proton-conducting transporter membrane subunit: protein MNLDPYLPPAIVLSSALPGVLIFFLGEDSYRLRTALNMFGALLKIVLVGWMIWGVFHGHVYESRLTLMPGLELVLSADALSVLFVALSTVLWLVTTIYAIGYLEHSPNRSRFFGFFSLCVSATVGIALAGNLMTFVVFYEILTLATYPLVAHRGTPDADHGAKVYLAYTMSGGVLLFVGAVWLQTLVGQLTFTQGGLLGAAPEALHGRFIVIFFLLLAGLGVKAALVPLHGWLPQAMVAPAPVSALLHAVAVVKAGAFGIIRVVYDVYGVEFAHGLGLLTVLGVLAATTIIYGSVKALSQDGLKKRLAYSTVSQVSYIALGASVLGPIATIGGLVHLVHQGIMKITLFFCAGNYAETLGVHRVSEMNGVGRRMPWTTLAFTVGALGMIGIPPVAGFVTKWYLGLGAASAGAYWVIVVLLISSLLNAAYFLPILYRAWFRPPPEHWPKEHVLSKRLETAPSLLWPPVVTALLSLVAGLLAAAPFSPLEWATLIAEREYGR from the coding sequence ATGAATCTCGATCCCTATCTGCCGCCGGCCATCGTGCTCAGCTCCGCCCTGCCGGGCGTGCTCATCTTCTTCCTGGGCGAGGACAGCTACCGGCTGCGGACCGCGCTCAATATGTTCGGCGCCTTGCTGAAGATCGTCCTCGTCGGCTGGATGATCTGGGGCGTGTTCCACGGCCATGTCTACGAAAGCCGGCTGACGCTGATGCCGGGTCTGGAGCTGGTGCTGAGCGCCGATGCGCTCTCGGTGCTGTTCGTCGCGCTGTCGACCGTGCTTTGGTTGGTGACGACCATCTATGCCATCGGCTATCTGGAGCATTCGCCGAACCGCAGTCGCTTCTTCGGCTTCTTCAGCCTCTGCGTCTCGGCGACCGTCGGCATCGCGCTCGCGGGGAATCTGATGACCTTCGTGGTCTTCTACGAGATCCTCACGCTGGCCACCTATCCCCTGGTCGCCCATCGCGGCACGCCGGACGCCGATCACGGCGCCAAGGTCTATCTGGCCTATACCATGAGCGGCGGCGTGCTGCTGTTCGTCGGCGCGGTCTGGCTCCAGACCCTGGTCGGTCAACTGACCTTCACCCAGGGCGGTCTGCTCGGCGCGGCGCCCGAGGCGCTGCACGGCCGGTTCATCGTCATCTTCTTCCTGCTGCTGGCCGGGTTGGGCGTCAAAGCCGCACTGGTGCCCCTGCACGGCTGGCTGCCGCAGGCGATGGTCGCGCCGGCACCGGTCAGTGCACTGCTGCACGCCGTCGCCGTGGTCAAGGCCGGCGCCTTCGGCATCATCCGCGTGGTCTATGACGTCTATGGCGTCGAGTTCGCCCACGGGCTGGGTCTGCTGACCGTGCTCGGCGTGCTGGCGGCCACCACCATCATCTATGGCTCGGTCAAGGCGCTGTCGCAGGACGGGCTGAAGAAGCGGCTGGCCTATTCGACCGTCAGTCAGGTGTCCTATATCGCGCTCGGCGCCTCGGTGCTCGGCCCGATCGCCACCATCGGCGGGTTGGTGCATCTGGTGCATCAGGGCATCATGAAGATCACGCTGTTCTTCTGCGCCGGCAACTATGCCGAAACGCTCGGCGTGCACAGGGTCAGCGAGATGAACGGCGTCGGTCGCCGAATGCCCTGGACCACGCTCGCCTTCACGGTCGGTGCGCTCGGCATGATCGGCATTCCGCCGGTGGCCGGGTTCGTCACCAAGTGGTATCTGGGACTGGGCGCGGCCTCGGCCGGGGCCTACTGGGTGATCGTCGTACTGCTCATCAGCAGTCTGCTCAATGCCGCCTATTTCCTGCCGATCCTCTATCGCGCCTGGTTCCGCCCGCCGCCGGAGCACTGGCCGAAGGAGCATGTGCTGTCGAAACGGTTGGAGACGGCACCGTCACTGCTATGGCCGCCGGTGGTGACGGCGCTGCTGTCGCTGGTGGCGGGTCTGCTGGCCGCCGCGCCCTTCAGTCCGCTCGAATGGGCGACCCTGATCGCTGAGCGGGAGTATGGGCGATGA
- a CDS encoding Na+/H+ antiporter subunit E, with protein sequence MTRSKPTLGAGLRRLVLFAGAWLVIAGTDPTSWIIGVPAVIAATWASLHLSRRAGGSPRLLAALAFVPFFLWQSLKGAFDVAWRVMRPRMHIAPGIHTYPLRLTNASARVVLLDTLSLLPGTLSADLRGDVLTVHALDAADGALLDADIARLERRIGALFGERRASVTIESEPKRADVPTGQDTDAAQA encoded by the coding sequence ATGACGCGATCCAAACCGACCCTCGGCGCCGGCCTGCGGCGCCTCGTGCTCTTTGCCGGCGCCTGGCTGGTGATCGCCGGGACCGATCCGACCTCCTGGATCATCGGCGTGCCGGCCGTGATCGCGGCGACTTGGGCCAGTCTGCACCTGAGCCGGCGCGCCGGCGGGTCGCCGCGCCTGCTCGCGGCCCTGGCCTTCGTGCCCTTCTTTCTCTGGCAGTCGCTCAAGGGCGCATTCGACGTGGCCTGGCGCGTGATGCGGCCCCGGATGCACATCGCGCCGGGCATACACACCTATCCGCTCAGGCTGACGAATGCCTCGGCCCGGGTGGTGCTGCTCGACACCCTCAGTCTGCTTCCGGGCACGCTGAGCGCGGATCTGCGCGGCGACGTCCTGACCGTCCACGCGCTCGACGCCGCCGACGGCGCGCTGCTCGACGCCGACATCGCGCGCCTGGAGCGGCGGATCGGCGCGCTCTTTGGCGAACGGCGCGCCTCAGTTACCATCGAATCCGAACCGAAGCGGGCGGATGTGCCGACCGGCCAGGACACCGACGCCGCCCAGGCGTGA
- a CDS encoding MnhB domain-containing protein, whose amino-acid sequence MKPSNSHAFLIPLLLTAIGALLFWAFWIGVTGYEGERLATLALERVPESGAGNPVTSVLLNFRAYDTLMELAVLLAALLGIWSLGPAAVPYQRAALLLDSLVGWVVPMLIIAGGYLLWVGGHAPGGAFQAGALLGAAGVALALSGRPSAGLPGESRLRVLAALGTLVFVLVGLMLMGLGLGFLTYPPALAKVLILAIETGATLSIGATLAAAFLGGRPRATGAAEP is encoded by the coding sequence ATGAAACCATCGAATTCCCATGCCTTCCTGATCCCACTGCTGCTGACGGCGATCGGGGCGCTGCTGTTCTGGGCCTTCTGGATCGGTGTCACAGGTTACGAGGGCGAGCGTCTGGCGACCCTGGCCCTGGAACGGGTGCCCGAGTCGGGCGCCGGCAATCCCGTGACCTCGGTGCTGCTCAACTTCCGCGCCTATGACACCCTGATGGAGCTGGCGGTGCTGCTGGCCGCGCTGCTCGGAATCTGGTCGCTCGGCCCGGCGGCGGTCCCCTATCAGCGGGCGGCGCTGCTGCTCGACAGTCTGGTCGGCTGGGTGGTGCCCATGCTGATCATCGCCGGCGGTTATCTGCTCTGGGTCGGCGGCCATGCACCGGGCGGCGCCTTCCAGGCCGGCGCCCTGCTCGGCGCGGCCGGCGTGGCCCTGGCACTCTCGGGACGACCGAGCGCCGGTCTGCCGGGCGAGTCCCGGCTGCGCGTGCTGGCCGCGCTCGGCACCCTGGTGTTCGTGCTCGTCGGCCTGATGCTCATGGGGCTGGGACTGGGCTTCCTGACCTATCCGCCGGCGCTGGCCAAGGTGTTGATCCTGGCCATCGAGACCGGCGCCACCCTGAGCATCGGCGCGACCCTGGCGGCGGCCTTCCTCGGTGGCCGGCCGCGCGCCACGGGGGCGGCCGAGCCATGA
- a CDS encoding complex I subunit 5 family protein has protein sequence MTLPLILSWLWPLLLAPLVLQPRRHRLVALAPLPALATALWIPAGTRIEPPWLLVGATLGLDTPGRIFLGFTALLWLVAAVHAIRVLRDSPHAGRFHLFFLLAMAGNLWLIVALDPASFYTGFALMGIASYGLVIHDGRRESLRAGKVYLILTLLGEATLFMALVLIAHQTGSLAPSATALTALDDLAIGLLILGLAVKAGLMPLHVWLPLAHPAAPVPASAVLSGTMIKAALLGWLRFLPLGALALPQWGLLLVLAGLITAILAPLIGLIQTNPKVVLAYSSVAKMGFMTLALGLLLIEPQPAPVGVLALALYAGHHALTKGGLFLGVGLRHTSGRQPLILAGLSLLVLVMIGVPLTGGAIAKDGLKPVLEVLDWRWLGACLGLASVVTALLMGRFLWLMWRTAPHPESGYRPAGTAWGLLIAAILVLPPAVALGAGTKLGWTTNLDIIAIALALGLPVLLAALQRPGTLDGLLDRIPPGDLLEALRPLPPLLRWSQRWIKRRWADRRARLLDPRLDWIDRHWHATRAGTVERRLARRPVAGVLWAGLLLLLMGLALGWP, from the coding sequence ATGACACTGCCGTTGATCCTGAGCTGGCTGTGGCCGTTGCTACTCGCGCCGCTGGTGCTCCAGCCCCGGCGGCACCGGCTGGTCGCGCTCGCGCCCCTGCCGGCGCTGGCGACGGCGCTGTGGATTCCGGCCGGCACCCGGATCGAACCGCCCTGGCTGCTGGTCGGCGCCACCCTGGGACTGGACACGCCGGGGCGGATCTTTCTCGGCTTCACGGCGCTGCTGTGGCTGGTCGCCGCCGTCCACGCCATCCGCGTCCTGCGTGATTCGCCGCACGCCGGGCGCTTCCATCTGTTCTTCCTGCTCGCGATGGCGGGCAATCTGTGGCTGATCGTCGCGCTCGATCCGGCGAGCTTCTATACCGGCTTCGCGCTCATGGGGATCGCCTCCTATGGTCTGGTCATCCACGACGGACGGCGCGAATCGCTGCGTGCCGGCAAGGTCTATCTGATCCTGACCCTGCTCGGCGAGGCCACGCTCTTCATGGCGCTGGTGCTGATCGCGCACCAGACCGGCTCGCTCGCGCCCTCGGCCACCGCGCTGACCGCGCTCGACGACCTGGCCATCGGACTGCTGATCCTGGGGCTGGCGGTCAAGGCCGGCCTGATGCCGCTGCATGTCTGGCTGCCGCTGGCGCATCCGGCCGCACCCGTGCCGGCGAGCGCGGTCCTGAGCGGAACCATGATCAAGGCGGCCCTGCTCGGCTGGCTGCGCTTCCTGCCGCTCGGCGCATTGGCGCTGCCTCAGTGGGGGCTGCTGCTGGTGCTGGCCGGACTGATCACGGCGATCCTGGCCCCGCTGATCGGTCTGATCCAGACCAACCCCAAGGTGGTGCTGGCCTATTCGAGCGTGGCCAAGATGGGCTTCATGACCCTGGCGCTGGGGCTGCTGCTGATCGAGCCTCAGCCGGCTCCGGTCGGCGTTTTGGCGCTCGCGCTCTATGCCGGACACCACGCCCTGACCAAGGGCGGACTCTTCCTCGGGGTCGGATTGCGTCACACGAGCGGGCGCCAGCCGCTGATCCTCGCCGGACTGAGCCTGCTGGTGCTGGTCATGATCGGCGTGCCGCTCACCGGCGGGGCCATCGCCAAGGATGGACTCAAGCCGGTGCTGGAGGTGCTCGACTGGCGCTGGCTCGGTGCGTGTCTGGGGCTGGCGTCCGTAGTCACGGCGCTGCTGATGGGGCGCTTTCTGTGGCTGATGTGGCGGACCGCGCCGCATCCCGAGTCGGGCTACCGGCCGGCGGGCACGGCCTGGGGGTTGCTGATCGCGGCGATCCTGGTGCTGCCGCCGGCCGTGGCGCTCGGCGCGGGCACCAAGCTCGGCTGGACGACCAACCTCGACATCATCGCGATCGCCCTGGCGCTTGGGCTGCCGGTGCTGCTGGCCGCGCTCCAGCGACCCGGCACGCTCGACGGCCTACTCGACCGTATCCCGCCCGGCGATCTGCTGGAGGCGCTGCGTCCACTGCCGCCGCTGTTGCGCTGGAGTCAGCGTTGGATCAAGCGTCGCTGGGCGGACCGGCGCGCGCGTCTGCTCGATCCCCGGCTCGACTGGATCGACCGGCACTGGCACGCGACCCGCGCCGGCACGGTCGAGCGTCGGCTGGCTCGCCGGCCGGTCGCGGGGGTGCTCTGGGCCGGGCTGTTGCTGCTGCTCATGGGCCTGGCCTTGGGGTGGCCATGA
- the rsxA gene encoding electron transport complex subunit RsxA, protein MTEYALILVGTVLVNNFVLVKFLGLCPFMGVSKKLETATGMGLATTFVMTLSSVISWVVNEFVLEPLDIGYLRTISFILVIAAVVQFTETVMRKTSPMLYQLLGIFLPLITTNCAVLGVALLNQQAEHTLVESALYGFGAALGFSLVLALFAAIRERVAVADVPEPFQGSAIALVTAGLMSLAFMGFAGLVAN, encoded by the coding sequence ATGACCGAATACGCGCTCATTCTGGTCGGCACCGTGCTGGTCAACAACTTCGTGCTGGTCAAGTTCCTCGGACTCTGCCCCTTCATGGGCGTGTCCAAGAAGCTGGAGACGGCCACCGGCATGGGGCTGGCGACCACCTTCGTCATGACCCTGTCCTCGGTCATCAGCTGGGTCGTCAACGAGTTCGTGCTCGAACCGCTCGACATCGGCTATCTGCGCACCATCTCCTTCATCCTGGTGATCGCGGCCGTGGTGCAGTTCACCGAGACGGTGATGCGCAAGACCAGTCCCATGCTCTATCAGTTGCTGGGCATCTTCCTGCCGCTCATCACCACCAACTGTGCCGTGCTGGGCGTGGCCCTGCTCAACCAGCAGGCCGAACACACCCTGGTCGAATCCGCGCTCTATGGCTTCGGCGCCGCCCTCGGGTTCTCACTGGTGCTGGCGCTCTTTGCCGCCATCCGCGAGCGGGTCGCCGTGGCCGACGTGCCCGAGCCGTTCCAGGGCAGTGCCATCGCGCTGGTGACGGCAGGGCTGATGTCGCTGGCCTTCATGGGCTTCGCCGGTCTGGTCGCCAACTGA
- a CDS encoding nucleotidyltransferase domain-containing protein has product MRLTSNELETIRTSIAGVDPEAEIYLFGSRLDDRARGGDIDLLVLSQRIDLMAKLDILARLHQTLGEQRIDLMIEPDLARPFARIAVDSGVRL; this is encoded by the coding sequence ATGCGCCTGACATCGAACGAATTGGAAACGATCCGCACCTCCATTGCTGGGGTCGATCCGGAAGCCGAGATCTATCTGTTCGGATCGCGTCTCGATGATCGGGCGCGAGGTGGCGACATCGATCTGCTCGTCCTGTCGCAACGCATCGACCTCATGGCCAAGCTCGATATCCTGGCACGCCTGCATCAAACCCTTGGCGAGCAACGGATCGATCTGATGATCGAGCCGGATCTCGCTCGTCCATTCGCGAGGATCGCCGTCGATTCGGGAGTGCGCCTGTGA
- a CDS encoding cation:proton antiporter subunit C — MNHEILLTQLLYGGAGILFFLLGVWSFISHEPLWRKLIALNIMGAGVFHVLVAVAYRGLDAPPDPVPHALVLTGIVVAVSATALALAFGRRLDREDGERTPDVHGVDDREDGPHA; from the coding sequence ATGAACCACGAGATCCTGCTCACCCAACTGCTCTATGGCGGCGCGGGTATCCTCTTCTTCCTGCTCGGCGTCTGGTCCTTCATCAGCCACGAACCCCTGTGGCGCAAGCTGATCGCGCTCAACATCATGGGTGCCGGGGTCTTCCATGTCCTGGTCGCGGTCGCCTATCGCGGCCTGGACGCGCCGCCCGATCCGGTGCCGCACGCCCTGGTGCTGACCGGGATCGTGGTCGCCGTCAGTGCCACGGCGCTGGCGCTCGCCTTCGGTCGGCGTCTGGATCGGGAGGATGGTGAACGGACGCCTGATGTTCACGGCGTCGATGACCGGGAGGACGGACCCCATGCTTGA
- a CDS encoding complex I subunit 5 family protein encodes MLDPLALAVALPLLGALLVTMLPGRSRTLGMLTALATTGVALWLTVTVWGGEGLRSDLGGWGVPLGIGLRADGPAAALVAMANLVGLAISINATGYFGAAGSSRKFWPLWLLLWTALNGLFLAADLFNLYVMLELLGLSAAALGALTGTREAAEANLRYLLVGLLGSMTYLLGVALLYTAYGALDLELIAESLTPGPVAWTAPALMIGGLLLKAALFPMHFWLPPAHANAPAPVSAALSALVVKAAIYLVLRLWLDLFDGIVTLPAAMLLGLLGAGAVFWGSWRALRAERLKLLAAYSTVAQVGYLFMFLPLLTATPDGAERERLLTALVLLALTHGFAKAGFFLAAGLVQKSTGHDRIRELGGAAQSLPAATFTLGLAGVALIGLPPSGTFFAKWVLVGQAIALGQWWWALVVMAGTLLAAAYVFRVLARAFNREPTPKCFLTDPRTEIPALLLAALSALVVGLAAQPIAVLLGAGV; translated from the coding sequence ATGCTTGATCCATTGGCGCTCGCGGTCGCTCTGCCGTTGCTCGGGGCGCTGCTCGTCACCATGCTCCCCGGCCGGTCGCGCACCCTGGGGATGCTCACGGCGCTGGCGACCACCGGCGTAGCCCTCTGGCTGACCGTCACGGTCTGGGGCGGCGAAGGTCTGCGCTCGGATCTCGGCGGTTGGGGCGTGCCGCTCGGCATCGGTCTGCGCGCCGACGGGCCGGCGGCGGCGCTGGTGGCCATGGCCAATCTGGTCGGACTGGCCATCAGCATCAATGCCACCGGCTATTTCGGCGCGGCCGGGTCGAGCCGAAAGTTCTGGCCGCTGTGGCTGCTGCTGTGGACGGCGCTCAACGGGCTGTTTCTGGCCGCCGATCTGTTCAACCTCTATGTGATGCTGGAGCTGCTGGGACTCTCGGCCGCCGCGCTCGGTGCGCTCACCGGCACCCGCGAGGCGGCCGAGGCCAATCTGCGCTATCTGCTGGTGGGCCTGCTCGGGTCCATGACCTATCTGCTCGGCGTGGCGCTGCTCTACACGGCCTATGGGGCCCTGGATCTGGAGCTGATCGCCGAGTCGCTGACGCCCGGCCCGGTCGCCTGGACCGCTCCGGCGCTCATGATCGGCGGACTGCTGCTCAAGGCGGCGCTGTTTCCGATGCACTTCTGGCTGCCGCCGGCCCATGCCAATGCACCGGCACCGGTCAGCGCAGCGCTCTCGGCGCTGGTGGTCAAGGCGGCGATCTATCTGGTGCTGCGGTTGTGGCTGGATCTGTTCGATGGGATCGTAACCCTGCCGGCGGCCATGTTGCTCGGACTGCTTGGGGCGGGCGCGGTGTTCTGGGGTTCATGGCGTGCGCTGCGCGCTGAGCGGCTCAAGCTGCTGGCGGCGTATTCGACCGTGGCTCAGGTCGGCTATCTGTTCATGTTCCTGCCGCTGCTGACGGCGACTCCGGACGGAGCCGAGCGCGAACGGTTGCTCACGGCGCTGGTGCTGCTGGCACTCACCCACGGCTTCGCCAAGGCCGGATTCTTCCTTGCCGCCGGGCTGGTACAGAAGAGTACCGGGCATGATCGCATCCGCGAACTCGGCGGTGCGGCCCAGAGTCTGCCGGCGGCGACCTTCACCCTGGGTCTGGCGGGCGTGGCCCTGATCGGTCTGCCGCCGAGCGGAACCTTTTTCGCCAAGTGGGTGCTGGTCGGACAGGCCATCGCCCTGGGTCAATGGTGGTGGGCGCTTGTGGTGATGGCCGGCACCCTGCTGGCGGCTGCCTATGTGTTCCGGGTGCTGGCGCGCGCCTTCAACCGCGAGCCGACACCCAAGTGCTTCCTGACCGATCCGCGCACCGAGATCCCGGCCCTGCTGCTGGCTGCGCTCTCGGCCCTGGTCGTCGGTCTGGCCGCCCAGCCCATCGCCGTCCTGCTCGGAGCGGGAGTCTGA
- a CDS encoding proton-conducting transporter membrane subunit, with translation MTGLLPAMVLAPLLLAPLVVHPALRWLVLIAPLPSLAGLALLPPDATLDLPWLLFGTALGFDETTRVFLLFTALVWSLAAVSVVERLGTEPGTGRFRLLFLLALAGNLWLILAREPVGFYVGFALMGLAAYGLILHPGGLTRRRAGRIYLAMTLIGELALFVALLLMARTQGVTWSLPETPTPDGAVITLLLIGFGIKAGLMPLHPWLPLAYGAAPAPAAAVLSGAMSKVALLGWLRLLPLGQVALPEWGMLFVWLGLVSLLTALGAGLMQTDPRRVLAYSSISKAGLFVLLLGLLLLEPQLAPVGVGALTLYAAHHALVKSGLFLGLGLRDPDPARPLVRAGLILLALALAGAPMTSGALAKYVLKPVLVSPGWIWLDLALMLATVATALLMARFVWLIWPAPSVVEIARAQSQAANRSSEPQTPIGPLPVFPIWSLAAWILLLGLVAGFPFVLGEPSAWPTNTGAMLIAALIAAPPALAIWRRAPGSGRPARRRSLGDLAVPAEPILAAQFWAGRALFGRWNATVETARAHLYGLGERVGSPPPDPERTLRAWPTAGRLWLGVTVLLLLLVLIAP, from the coding sequence ATGACCGGACTGCTGCCGGCTATGGTGCTGGCGCCGCTGCTGCTCGCGCCGCTCGTCGTGCATCCGGCGCTGCGCTGGCTGGTGCTGATCGCGCCGCTGCCGTCGCTCGCCGGTCTGGCGTTGCTGCCGCCGGATGCGACCCTGGATCTGCCCTGGCTGCTGTTCGGCACGGCGCTCGGGTTCGATGAGACGACGCGGGTCTTTCTGCTGTTCACGGCGCTGGTGTGGTCGCTGGCGGCCGTGTCCGTGGTCGAGCGGCTGGGCACGGAACCTGGGACCGGGCGCTTCCGGCTGCTGTTCCTGCTCGCGCTCGCCGGCAATCTGTGGCTGATCCTGGCGCGCGAGCCGGTCGGATTCTATGTCGGCTTCGCCCTCATGGGGTTGGCGGCCTATGGGCTGATCCTGCATCCGGGCGGGCTGACGCGCCGACGGGCCGGGCGCATCTATCTGGCCATGACCCTGATCGGCGAGCTTGCGCTGTTCGTGGCGCTGTTGCTGATGGCGCGGACTCAGGGCGTGACCTGGAGTCTGCCCGAGACGCCGACGCCCGATGGCGCGGTGATCACGCTGCTGCTGATCGGGTTCGGCATCAAGGCCGGACTCATGCCGCTGCATCCCTGGCTGCCGCTGGCCTATGGCGCGGCACCGGCACCGGCGGCGGCCGTGCTGAGCGGGGCCATGAGCAAGGTCGCTCTGCTCGGCTGGCTGCGGCTGCTGCCGCTGGGACAGGTCGCGCTGCCCGAGTGGGGGATGCTGTTCGTGTGGCTGGGGCTGGTCAGTCTGCTGACGGCGCTGGGCGCGGGGCTGATGCAGACAGATCCGCGCCGGGTGCTGGCCTATTCGAGCATCAGCAAGGCGGGGCTGTTCGTGCTGCTGCTGGGGTTGCTGCTGCTCGAACCTCAGCTTGCGCCGGTCGGAGTCGGGGCGCTCACGCTCTATGCCGCGCATCATGCGCTGGTCAAGTCGGGGCTGTTTCTGGGGTTGGGGTTGCGCGATCCGGATCCGGCCCGGCCCTTGGTGCGGGCGGGGTTGATCCTGCTGGCACTGGCGCTGGCGGGAGCGCCTATGACCAGTGGTGCACTGGCCAAGTACGTCCTCAAGCCGGTGCTCGTCTCGCCGGGCTGGATCTGGCTCGATCTGGCGCTGATGCTGGCGACGGTGGCAACCGCACTACTGATGGCGCGCTTCGTCTGGCTGATCTGGCCGGCACCGAGCGTGGTCGAAATCGCGCGCGCTCAATCCCAAGCAGCCAACAGATCCAGCGAACCTCAAACGCCTATCGGTCCCCTGCCCGTCTTTCCGATCTGGAGTCTCGCGGCCTGGATCCTGCTGCTCGGACTGGTCGCCGGCTTTCCGTTCGTGCTCGGCGAGCCCTCGGCCTGGCCGACCAATACCGGGGCCATGCTCATCGCCGCGCTGATCGCGGCACCGCCGGCACTGGCCATCTGGCGCCGGGCGCCCGGCTCGGGACGTCCCGCGCGGCGGCGCAGCCTGGGTGATCTGGCGGTGCCGGCCGAGCCGATCCTGGCCGCCCAGTTCTGGGCGGGGCGCGCGCTGTTCGGACGCTGGAACGCGACTGTCGAGACGGCGCGCGCGCATCTCTATGGTCTGGGCGAGCGGGTCGGTTCGCCGCCGCCCGATCCCGAGCGGACATTACGCGCCTGGCCCACCGCCGGCCGGCTGTGGCTGGGCGTGACCGTGCTCCTCCTGCTACTGGTCCTGATCGCGCCATGA
- a CDS encoding cation:proton antiporter: MTPLSWLATAFILAGLFFFVAGTVGLMRLPDRLSRLHALTKADNVGLGLLVLGLLLEGPGLLSGIKLVLIWLFVLVASATGAHLIAKRALRGDGEDAR, from the coding sequence ATGACGCCGCTGTCCTGGCTGGCGACCGCCTTCATCCTGGCCGGACTCTTCTTCTTCGTCGCCGGTACGGTCGGACTCATGCGCCTGCCGGATCGGCTCAGCCGACTGCATGCACTGACCAAGGCCGACAATGTCGGGCTTGGGCTGCTGGTGCTCGGTCTGCTGCTGGAGGGACCGGGGCTGCTGAGCGGGATCAAGCTGGTGCTCATCTGGCTGTTCGTGCTGGTCGCGAGCGCCACCGGGGCGCATCTGATCGCCAAGCGCGCGCTGCGTGGGGATGGGGAGGACGCACGATGA
- a CDS encoding DUF4040 domain-containing protein, whose product MNPLLLGFDILLSTTLLGLALAALTSREPRRGVILFIAFGLLLALVWARLRAPDLALAEAAIGAGLAGALMLSAARRAVRRR is encoded by the coding sequence ATGAACCCGCTGTTGCTCGGCTTCGACATCCTGCTCTCGACGACGCTGCTGGGGTTGGCGCTCGCCGCGCTCACCAGCCGCGAACCCAGGCGCGGGGTCATCCTCTTCATCGCCTTCGGGCTGCTGCTGGCCCTGGTCTGGGCTCGACTGCGCGCGCCCGATCTGGCGCTGGCCGAGGCGGCGATCGGCGCGGGACTGGCCGGGGCGCTGATGCTGTCGGCGGCCCGACGCGCGGTACGGCGGCGATAG